The sequence CGAGGAGATGCCGGCATGAATGCGCTAGCGGCACGGGCTGCGGACGGGGCGTTGCCGAACGAGGGTGATGCGGCTGCGGCACGGAACGTGATGCGTGGCGATGCCTCCGTCAGCGGCACGCCCTCGGCCTTGAACGACCTCTGGCTCCATTGCCTCCTCGATGCGCTCGCCGCGCATGGCGTGCGCCGCGCGGTGCTCTCGCCGGGCGGCCGCAGCGCGGCGCTCGTGCTCGCCGCGCGCGAGCGCAAGAGCTTCGTCGATACGCTCGTCTGCACCGACGAGCGCAGCGGCGCATTCGCGGCGCTCGGCATGTCGAAGATGACGGGCGAAGCGGTGCTGATCGTCACGACCTCGGGCTCGGCCGTGGCGAACCTCGCGCCCGCGCTGACCGAAGCCGATGCGTGCGGCGTGCCGCTCGTCGTGGTGAGCTGCGACCGGCCGCGCTCGCTGCGCGGCACGGGCTTCGGGCAGATGACCGACCACATCGGCGCCTGCCAGGCGTTCGTGCGCGCGAGTGTCGATCTCGACGATCCGCTCGATTCGCCCGATGCGCTGATGACGATGCGCGCCGCCATCGATGATGCGCTCGCGCGCTGCCGGACGCCGCGCCGCGGCCCCGTGCATATCAACGTGCCGATGCTGGGCCGGTTCGATTCGACCGAATCGCCGGAAGCATCGGCGGCGACGCTGGCGGCGGCGCGTGTGCCGCTGGCCGCGCAGACCGGCAGCGCCGACGACGCTACCGCTTTATCGCACGTCGCGCCCCTCGCACACCTCGCCGCACGCCTGCCGTTGATGCCGGGCCTGCGCGGAATGATCGTCGCGGGCCCCGAGTGCGGCATCCCGGGCGACGTCTTCGACGCGTTCTGCGCCCGTACCGGCTTCCCGGTCATCGCCGACGCCGCCAGCGGCTTGCGCGGCTACGGCCGCGCGGACGTCGCGAGCGGCTTCGATGCGCTCGCGGTGCCGTCGCCGCTCATGGCACGCGCGCCCGATCTCGTGATCCGCTTTGGCCACGCGCCGGTGATGCCGCAAGTGCAGAACTATCTGCTCGCGCATCGTGTGCCGACGCTCAAGGTGTCGATGCTTCCCGCCGCCGCCGATTATCTGCATCCGTCGTTCGTGCCGCTCGTCGCGCCTTCGCCGGCGTTGCTCGATGCGCTCGCCGAGCGGCTTGCGCCCGGCGACGAGAAGTGGCGCATGGCGTGGCGCCAGTCGAGCGCGCGCGTGCGCGCCGCGCGCGGTCAAGCGCTGGCGGAACAGGAGTGGGGCGAACTGGTGGCCGCGCAGCAGATCTTCACGCACGACGGCTTCGATTTCGTGCAATTCGGCAACTCGATGCCGGTCCGCCACGCCGATTTGTTCGACGACGTTCGCCCGCGCGTGCGAGCCGCGTTGTCGAACCGGGGCGTGTGGGGGATCGACGGCACGGTCGGGACGTTCATCGGCGCCGCGCGTGCACGCGGCGATGCGGGTTTGCTCGTGCTCGGCGATCTCGCGATGTTGCACGACCTGCCGGCGCTCGCGAGTGCGCAGCGCCACGCGGGATGCGCCTGCATCTGCGTGATCAACAACGAGGGCGGCGCGATCTTCGATTTCCTGCCGCTCGCGCAACGCCCCGACTACCGCACCGCCGTGCGCAATCCTCACGCGATCGATTTCGGCTGCCTCGCGGCGGCCTTCGGCCTGCGCTTTGCGCGCGTGGCCGATCGCGAGAGCCTCGCCGCCGCGCTCGACGCAGCCCGCGCGCACGACGGCGTGACGATCGTCGAAGCCGCGGTGCCTGCGGGCTCGGCGTGCGCGCAGATGGACCTGATGATCGCCGGGATGACGGCGTCGCTGCGCGGACGCTGATCACCGTACTGCAGAACTGATCGGCGCGCGCCGCCACCGGCAGCGGCGCGCCGTTGCACTTCGCGTCGCTTCGCCTCGTCGAGGCAGATGCCGAGGTCCTTTCCCATTCAGTCCACCGCGAAGCCGAATTCGAACTTGCCTTCGATCATCGTCTTGCCGCGGTTTTCCACCTGCCAGCGTGTTGCCGCGCCTTTGCCGGTCGCGTGGAGCACGTGCGCCATCTCGACGCCCCGCGTGGTTTTTCGAACTATCGCCAAAGCTGATGGTTTTAATTCGAAATAGCGATTTTTCTTTTGCCGTGCGGCCTTATACGATTCGGTCATATGCATATACCGCTTCCCGGCTTGGCGAAGCGCGGCATGGCAATCGAAGGAGGTCAGATGGAACACCGAGCCCGAACCCAGAACGAAAAGCTCGAGGTGAAGACCACCACGTGCTACATGTGCGCGTGCCGCTGCGGAATCCGCGTGCATCTTCGCGACGGCGAAGTGCGCTATATCGACGGCAACCCGAACCATCCGCTCAATCAGGGCGTGATCTGCGCGAAGGGTTCGTCGGGGATCATGAAGCAGTATTCGCCCGCGCGCCTCACGCAGCCGCTGATGCGCAAGCCCGGCGCCGAACGCGGCACCGCGCAGTTCGAACCGGTCTCCTGGGACGTCGCGTTCGCGACCCTCGAGAAGCGCCTCGGCCACCTGCGCGCCACCGATCCGAAGAAGTTCGCGCTCTTCACCGGCCGCGACCAGATGCAGGCGCTCACCGGCCTCTTCGCGAAGCAGTTCGGCACGCCCAACTACGCGGCGCACGGCGGATTCTGCTCGGTCAATATGGCCGCCGGGATGATCTACACGATGGGCGGCTCGTTCTGGGAGTTCGGCGGGCCCGACCTCGACAGCGCGAAGCTGTTCTTCATGATCGGCACCGCGGAAGACCATCACTCGAATCCGCTCAAGATCGCGCTCTCGAAGTTCAAGCGCGCGGGCGGGCGCTTCATCGCGATCAATCCGGTGCGCACGGGCTACGCGGCGATCGCGGACGAATGGGTGCCGATCCGTCCCGGCACCGACGGCGCGCTGTTCATGGCGCTGATCCGCGAACTGATCGAAACCGAGTCGTACGACCGCGAGTTCGTCACGCGCTACACGAACGCGGCGGAGCTGCTCGACATGAACGCCGAGCGCAACACCTTCGGCCTGTTCGTGCAGGACCCCGAGTCGCCGGTCGGCAATCCGCTGTTTCCGCAGAACCGCATGTGGTGGGACCCGGCCGCGCAGCGCGCCGTGGTGCATCACGCGCCGGGCGTCACGCCCGCGCTCGAAGGCCGCTATGCGCTCGCGGACGGCACGCCGGTCGTGCCGTCGTTCGCGCTGCTGCGCGAGCAGGTGGCCGAGTGCACGCCCGAGTGGGCGTCGGAGATCACCGGCATTCCCGCCGACACGATCCGCCGCCTCGCGCAAGAAATGGCCGACACGGCCCGCGACCACAAGATCACGCTGCCGATCCCGTGGACCGACGCGTGGGGCCAGACGCACGACACCGTCACCGGCAACCCGATCGCGTTCCACGCGATGCGCGGGCTCGCCGCGCATTCGAACGGCTTCCAGTCGATCCGCGCGCTGTCGATTCTGATGTCGATCATGGGCACGATCGATCGCCCCGGCGGCTTCCGGCACAAGTCGCCGTACCCGCGCGCGGTGCCGCCGTCGGCGAAACCGCCGAACGATCCGGACGTGATCCAGCCGAATACGCCGCTCGCAAACGGCCCGCTCGGCTGGCCCGCCGCGCCGGAAGATCTCTTTGTCGACAAGGACGGCCAGCCCGGCCGCATCGACAAGGCGTTCTCGTGGGAGTACCCGCTCGCGGTCCACGGCCTCATGCACAGCGTCATCACGAACGCCT comes from Trinickia violacea and encodes:
- the menD gene encoding 2-succinyl-5-enolpyruvyl-6-hydroxy-3-cyclohexene-1-carboxylic-acid synthase: MNALAARAADGALPNEGDAAAARNVMRGDASVSGTPSALNDLWLHCLLDALAAHGVRRAVLSPGGRSAALVLAARERKSFVDTLVCTDERSGAFAALGMSKMTGEAVLIVTTSGSAVANLAPALTEADACGVPLVVVSCDRPRSLRGTGFGQMTDHIGACQAFVRASVDLDDPLDSPDALMTMRAAIDDALARCRTPRRGPVHINVPMLGRFDSTESPEASAATLAAARVPLAAQTGSADDATALSHVAPLAHLAARLPLMPGLRGMIVAGPECGIPGDVFDAFCARTGFPVIADAASGLRGYGRADVASGFDALAVPSPLMARAPDLVIRFGHAPVMPQVQNYLLAHRVPTLKVSMLPAAADYLHPSFVPLVAPSPALLDALAERLAPGDEKWRMAWRQSSARVRAARGQALAEQEWGELVAAQQIFTHDGFDFVQFGNSMPVRHADLFDDVRPRVRAALSNRGVWGIDGTVGTFIGAARARGDAGLLVLGDLAMLHDLPALASAQRHAGCACICVINNEGGAIFDFLPLAQRPDYRTAVRNPHAIDFGCLAAAFGLRFARVADRESLAAALDAARAHDGVTIVEAAVPAGSACAQMDLMIAGMTASLRGR
- a CDS encoding molybdopterin oxidoreductase family protein, giving the protein MEHRARTQNEKLEVKTTTCYMCACRCGIRVHLRDGEVRYIDGNPNHPLNQGVICAKGSSGIMKQYSPARLTQPLMRKPGAERGTAQFEPVSWDVAFATLEKRLGHLRATDPKKFALFTGRDQMQALTGLFAKQFGTPNYAAHGGFCSVNMAAGMIYTMGGSFWEFGGPDLDSAKLFFMIGTAEDHHSNPLKIALSKFKRAGGRFIAINPVRTGYAAIADEWVPIRPGTDGALFMALIRELIETESYDREFVTRYTNAAELLDMNAERNTFGLFVQDPESPVGNPLFPQNRMWWDPAAQRAVVHHAPGVTPALEGRYALADGTPVVPSFALLREQVAECTPEWASEITGIPADTIRRLAQEMADTARDHKITLPIPWTDAWGQTHDTVTGNPIAFHAMRGLAAHSNGFQSIRALSILMSIMGTIDRPGGFRHKSPYPRAVPPSAKPPNDPDVIQPNTPLANGPLGWPAAPEDLFVDKDGQPGRIDKAFSWEYPLAVHGLMHSVITNAWRGDPYPIDTLFIFMANLAWNSSMNTVEVRKMLADKHENGEHKIPFIVVCDAFQSEMTAFADLILPDTTYLERHDAMSVLDRPISEYDGPVDSVRVPVVPPTGECKPFQEVLIELGSRLKLPAFTKEDGTRKYRDYPDFVVNFQTSPNSGVGFLAGWRGKDGDKALVGEPNPNQWEQYAKNNCVFHFTLPESIQYMRNCNGPYLKWAVENGFRKFDTPIVIQLYSDVLQKFRLAARGKTTGRQPPDHLRARIERYFDPLPFYYPPLENAATDTARYPLAAITQRPMAMYHSWDSQNAWLRQIHGENYLFMNPRMAQENGIEDGGWIYVESQWGKVRCMARYSEAVEPGTVWTWNAIGKAAGAWNLGPDANESKHGFLLNHLITDELPAQEKNAAAGARMSNSDPVTGQAAWYDVRVRVYPAEADADHTLPQFAPMTALPGSTGANAVQRVVQAYFAGRGEFAKRLMQAVKPAAKHHDGEQ